A single region of the Triticum dicoccoides isolate Atlit2015 ecotype Zavitan chromosome 2B, WEW_v2.0, whole genome shotgun sequence genome encodes:
- the LOC119368330 gene encoding FCS-Like Zinc finger 2-like, whose product MAPSVACSFFFDAELHGEPDMPSMDACALCAKPLARDSDVFMYKGDTAYCSEECRHEQMHLDTVCAKQAARRQQRFSAGTESHRGQRQSSKVSVAS is encoded by the coding sequence ATGGCGCCATCAGTGGCCTGCTCCTTCTTCTTCGACGCCGAGCTGCACGGTGAGCCCGACATGCCGTCGATGGACGCGTGCGCGCTCTGTGCCAAGCCGCTGGCGCGCGACAGCGACGTCTTCATGTACAAAGGGGACACGGCCTACTGCAGCGAGGAGTGCCGCCACGAGCAGATGCACCTCGACACCGTCTGTGCCAAGCAGGCCGCGCGGAGGCAGCAGCGGTTCTCGGCGGGGACAGAATCCCACCGTGGGCAGCGGCAGTCCAGCAAGGTGTCCGTCGCGAGCTAA